From the genome of Perca flavescens isolate YP-PL-M2 chromosome 12, PFLA_1.0, whole genome shotgun sequence, one region includes:
- the zp3f.1 gene encoding zona pellucida glycoprotein 3f, tandem duplicate 1: MSPSHEESKHPKCQQEGSVVMAFFWQIALLLSLSAAMSVYADMKLDCMLDFVRLVWTESRSQADLSLFRLGNCYPTSFSAREALFNVDINDCNFRRMVTGDQLTYTNDLIYISSPDSRFLAFAHPVVCAFQRPIDWYPPIYEPVFNTFGLGDLVFHVGLMNDDFSGSAECTTFPLGSMIPIMASVAQGTHQPMLLLLEECVAAYTPALQPESSIYPIIANKGCLTDSMVSRSKFKPRQKSSEIRLSLQAFRFAPGEKVFIHCNLVAWDPNGLDDTKKACYYVKEHGWQLLDNVALSHICDCCESSCKSRRMRSIASGKHGILEKAVLGPIIITDVNS, encoded by the exons ATGTCTCCCAGTCACGAGGAGTCAAAGCACCCTAAGTGTCAGCAGGAGGGATCAGTCGTGATGGCTTTCTTTTGGCAAATTGCACTGCTTTTGAGCTTGTCAGCTGCCATGTCTGTCTATGCAG ACATGAAACTGGACTGCATGCTAGATTTTGTGAGGCTGGTGTGGACAGAGAGCAGATCGCAGGCTGATCTATCTCTCTTTCGTCTGGGTAACTGTTATCCCACCAGCTTTTCAGCCAGGGAGGCTCTTTTCAATGTGGATATCAATGATTGTAACTTCAGGAGAATG GTTACTGGGGATCAGCTGACGTACACCAATGACCTGATCTACATTTCCTCTCCTGATTCTCGCTTTCTGGCCTTTGCTCACCCAGTTGTCTGTGCTTTTCAGAG GCCCATAGACTGGTATCCTCCGATTTATGAACCAGTGTTTAACACCTTCGGTCTAGGAGATCTTGTGTTCCACGTAGGACTCATGAACG ATGACTTCTCAGGCTCTGCTGAATGTACTACCTTTCCTCTGGGCTCAATGATCCCCATCATGGCTAGTGTGGCGCAGGGGACCCATCAGCCCATGCTGCTGCTTCTTGAGGAATGCGTAGCAGCTTACACACCGGCTCTGCAGCCTGAAAGCAGTATATATCCGATAATCGCCAATAAGGG ATGTCTCACGGACAGCATGGTATCACGGTCCAAGTTCAAACCAAGGCAAAAATCCTCAGAGATCCGCCTATCCCTTCAAGCCTTTAGGTTTGCTCCCGGAGAAAAG GTATTCATCCACTGCAATCTTGTAGCTTGGGATCCCAATGGTCTTGATGACACAAAGAAGGCCTGCTACTATGTCAAAGAGCATGG TTGGCAGCTGCTGGACAACGTTGCATTAAGCCATATTTGTGACTGCTGTGAATCCAGCTGCAAGTCCAGGAGGATGAGGAGTATAGCATCAG ggAAGCATGGAATATTAGAAAAAGCAGTCCTTGGGCCAATTATCATTACTGATGTGAATTCCTGA